The proteins below come from a single Paracoccus sp. SCSIO 75233 genomic window:
- a CDS encoding tripartite tricarboxylate transporter substrate binding protein, whose amino-acid sequence MSMFRMAACTAVIALSAVAANAQDSEYAWQPDKPINIIVPWAAGGSTDQVTRVVAPILEEALGVEVVVVNQPGASGSIGTQAALDAPRDGYTWTANAIANNATYAITGLLQDTSIEDYRIYLHVANVPVVSVNADSEYQSFEELLGGMRDGEVTVGTAGVNSSGGMALASIKDGLSEELPGARMITYDGGNPAVIAAASGEVQATTQLAVEQAEMIRAGRLRPLTVLSDTPLEIGDGDPIPPITEFAPDFHVAQDFFGVFIPVGAPQEVYDTVDQVWQDHVMESEALKAYANENGAVFAPSYGEDALAAALPVVEAEACARVTRGEAVVDPSEIGIDCAAE is encoded by the coding sequence ATGTCTATGTTTCGCATGGCTGCCTGCACGGCGGTAATTGCACTGTCAGCCGTGGCTGCAAACGCACAGGATTCGGAATATGCGTGGCAGCCTGACAAGCCGATCAATATCATCGTGCCCTGGGCGGCAGGCGGGTCCACCGATCAGGTGACGCGCGTTGTCGCCCCGATTCTGGAGGAGGCGCTCGGGGTGGAGGTCGTGGTGGTCAACCAGCCCGGCGCATCCGGCTCCATCGGGACGCAGGCCGCGCTCGATGCGCCGCGCGACGGCTATACCTGGACGGCGAATGCCATCGCCAACAACGCGACCTATGCAATCACCGGGCTGCTGCAGGACACCTCGATCGAGGATTATCGCATCTACCTGCATGTCGCGAATGTGCCGGTCGTCAGCGTGAATGCCGACAGCGAATATCAGAGCTTCGAGGAACTGCTGGGCGGGATGCGCGATGGCGAGGTGACGGTCGGCACGGCAGGCGTCAACAGCTCTGGCGGCATGGCGCTGGCGTCGATCAAGGACGGGCTGTCGGAAGAGCTGCCGGGCGCGCGGATGATCACCTATGACGGCGGCAACCCGGCGGTGATCGCGGCGGCCAGCGGCGAGGTTCAGGCGACCACCCAGCTTGCCGTGGAACAGGCCGAGATGATCCGCGCCGGCCGTCTGCGTCCGCTGACGGTGCTGTCGGACACGCCGCTGGAAATCGGCGACGGCGACCCGATCCCGCCGATCACCGAATTCGCGCCCGATTTTCATGTCGCGCAGGATTTCTTCGGGGTGTTCATCCCGGTCGGTGCGCCGCAGGAGGTCTATGACACCGTCGATCAGGTCTGGCAGGATCACGTCATGGAAAGCGAGGCGCTGAAAGCCTACGCCAATGAAAACGGCGCGGTCTTTGCGCCCAGCTATGGCGAGGATGCGCTTGCAGCCGCATTGCCGGTGGTGGAAGCAGAAGCCTGCGCCCGCGTTACCCGTGGCGAAGCTGTCGTCGATCCGTCCGAAATCGGCATCGACTGCGCCGCCGAATAA
- a CDS encoding sugar phosphate isomerase/epimerase: MLDLSLCNELLAGEGLSLREQCQVAKSLGYIGLELAPSTLGEAPHLLGDAARAEIRATVVESGLRVTGLHWLLSGYPDLSITDPARQAETADILLALIGLCADLGGRVMVHGSPNQRKRPEGMGNAALRDHLAEFFAPVAAEAARKGITYCIEPLSPAETEVINTVAEGAALADAVGKSAFRTMIDISAAGLTEPPVARLLREWVPTGMIGHIHANDTNRGAPGTGDDPFPEIVAALRDSGWSQPVGVEPFRTVIDARVTAAIAAATLRACERAVA; this comes from the coding sequence ATGCTTGATCTGAGCCTGTGCAATGAGCTTCTGGCGGGTGAGGGCCTGTCGCTGCGGGAACAATGCCAGGTGGCGAAATCGCTTGGCTATATAGGGCTGGAACTCGCGCCCTCAACGCTTGGAGAGGCGCCGCATCTGCTGGGCGATGCCGCGCGTGCGGAGATCCGCGCGACGGTCGTGGAAAGCGGGCTGCGCGTCACCGGGCTGCACTGGCTGCTGAGCGGCTATCCCGATCTGTCGATCACAGACCCGGCGCGGCAGGCGGAGACGGCGGATATTCTGCTGGCGCTGATCGGGCTTTGCGCCGATCTCGGCGGGCGGGTGATGGTGCATGGCTCGCCAAATCAGCGGAAGCGGCCGGAGGGGATGGGGAACGCCGCGCTGCGCGATCATCTGGCGGAATTTTTCGCCCCTGTCGCGGCAGAGGCGGCGCGGAAGGGCATCACCTATTGCATCGAACCGCTGTCACCGGCTGAGACGGAGGTGATCAACACCGTGGCTGAAGGCGCGGCGCTGGCCGATGCCGTTGGCAAATCCGCATTCCGCACCATGATCGACATCAGCGCCGCCGGTCTGACCGAACCGCCGGTTGCCCGGCTGCTGCGCGAATGGGTGCCAACCGGGATGATCGGCCATATCCACGCCAACGACACCAATCGCGGCGCGCCCGGAACCGGCGACGACCCGTTCCCGGAGATCGTCGCGGCGTTGCGTGACAGCGGCTGGTCGCAGCCCGTCGGGGTGGAGCCGTTCAGGACCGTCATCGACGCCCGCGTGACGGCTGCCATTGCGGCGGCCACGCTGCGGGCATGTGAAAGGGCTGTGGCATGA
- a CDS encoding enolase C-terminal domain-like protein, giving the protein MSDPISLSVLDVQISERPVTMRLPFQFGSTEVRETAEAYCTLRAVIGGREVSGYAAQLMVPRWFDKRPELSNADTIDELRHTVASAARLITGQSGSVAELSVGLRQAVIDDLPADVPALAAGFGPALIEMALIDAVCRSVAQPFWLAARQDLFGLGQILPADLTPEAYDAALNAIEKPHSITLRHTVGFDAPLVETPPDAPQDGLPVTVSDVIITTGITSWKIKLKGDPEADAARLLALQPVLSGHMDGGVTLDANEQYTPDAFRDLLNRLRAPGLAELTGKIRFFEQPFARDVALATRADFGARLVIDESDDGMDSFADALRLGWGGTSIKSCKGVLRALVNMARARQAGALLSGEDLTCQPGLCWTQDTAMASACGVADVERNGHHFAGGMQGATEAERARMLKLHPGIFRGDAKRVTLAVKAGAVNISSLAAPGFGASNAMAEMQNDEGN; this is encoded by the coding sequence ATGAGCGATCCGATAAGCCTCTCCGTTCTTGATGTGCAGATTTCCGAGCGTCCGGTGACGATGCGCCTGCCATTCCAGTTCGGCAGTACCGAGGTGCGGGAGACGGCAGAAGCATATTGCACGCTGCGCGCCGTGATCGGGGGCCGGGAGGTGTCGGGATATGCCGCGCAGCTCATGGTGCCCCGATGGTTCGACAAGCGCCCGGAGTTGAGCAATGCCGACACGATAGACGAATTGCGCCACACGGTCGCCTCGGCCGCGCGGCTGATCACCGGACAGAGTGGCTCGGTCGCTGAATTGTCCGTCGGGCTGCGGCAGGCCGTCATTGACGATCTTCCGGCGGATGTTCCCGCGCTCGCCGCCGGTTTCGGGCCGGCCCTGATCGAGATGGCGCTGATCGACGCGGTCTGCCGCAGCGTGGCGCAGCCGTTCTGGCTCGCCGCGCGGCAGGACCTCTTCGGGCTGGGACAAATCCTGCCCGCCGACCTGACGCCGGAGGCCTATGACGCCGCGCTGAATGCGATAGAGAAACCGCATTCTATCACATTGCGTCACACGGTGGGATTCGATGCTCCGCTGGTCGAAACGCCCCCCGACGCGCCGCAGGACGGGCTGCCCGTAACAGTTTCCGATGTGATTATCACAACCGGGATCACATCATGGAAGATCAAGCTGAAAGGCGATCCGGAGGCGGATGCGGCGCGGCTTCTGGCACTTCAGCCGGTGCTGAGCGGCCATATGGATGGCGGCGTGACGCTGGATGCGAATGAGCAATATACGCCGGACGCCTTCCGCGACCTGCTGAACCGCTTGCGCGCGCCCGGTCTGGCGGAACTGACTGGCAAGATCCGCTTCTTCGAGCAGCCCTTTGCCCGCGATGTCGCGCTGGCGACCCGCGCGGATTTCGGCGCGAGGCTGGTGATCGACGAAAGCGACGATGGCATGGACAGCTTCGCGGACGCCTTGCGGCTCGGCTGGGGCGGAACCTCGATCAAAAGCTGCAAGGGGGTGCTGCGGGCGCTTGTGAACATGGCGCGGGCGCGGCAGGCCGGGGCCTTGCTCAGCGGCGAGGATCTGACCTGTCAGCCGGGGCTGTGCTGGACGCAGGACACGGCGATGGCCTCAGCCTGTGGCGTCGCGGATGTGGAGCGGAACGGGCATCATTTCGCAGGCGGCATGCAGGGCGCGACAGAGGCGGAACGGGCGCGGATGCTGAAGCTGCATCCGGGCATTTTCCGCGGCGATGCCAAGCGGGTGACGCTGGCGGTAAAGGCGGGGGCGGTCAATATATCGTCGCTTGCCGCGCCGGGTTTTGGCGCATCGAACGCGATGGCGGAGATGCAGAACGACGAAGGGAATTGA
- the purS gene encoding phosphoribosylformylglycinamidine synthase subunit PurS produces the protein MKARVTIMLKDGVLDPQGEAIRHALAGLGHGGVDGVRQGKIIELDLTETDAEAAKAEVTRMCEGLLANTVIEKYSVELV, from the coding sequence ATGAAGGCCCGTGTCACCATCATGCTGAAAGACGGCGTTCTGGACCCGCAGGGCGAAGCCATCCGCCACGCGCTTGCCGGGCTGGGTCATGGCGGCGTGGACGGCGTCCGTCAGGGCAAGATCATCGAGCTGGACCTGACCGAAACCGACGCCGAGGCCGCGAAAGCCGAGGTCACCCGTATGTGCGAAGGCCTGCTGGCGAATACGGTGATCGAGAAATACTCGGTCGAACTGGTCTGA
- a CDS encoding tripartite tricarboxylate transporter permease: MSQLGELGTALWSLMTPTMLFHVAWSMLLGIVVGALPGLTATMGVALMTTLTYSMDTTAAVLVLICMYMGAIYGGSRSAILLNIPGTPASAATSLDGYPLARSGRAGRAMGLATAGSMLGTLVGIIILVLIAPPLAELALKFGSYEMFWLALFGVLISGQLTVDSPPIKGYIAGILGLMVAMIGSEGLHAYVRFSPTQQMNGGIQLIPAMVGVFGLAEIMTAMWHKQGVVSAIRDKSDRVLPSIRELWRYRITVLRSGVIGTLVGVIPGVGEDIGAWASYAAAKRVSKEPEKYGHGSTEGLTAAETGNSAVVPGSLIPALTLAVPGSASAAVLIAALFIHGIRPGPMIMIEQPQFISLMGGMLILATVAMTIYGLSMTRLFVQVLRVPYAYLMPLVFTLCVIGPYALSQRMFDVYVMVAFGLIGFVLRQMKYPMAPLVLGIILGTMLDTNLRRSLTLSNGDLTPFFTRPISAVLVAIIVIAILSNFGFVRRTFGRLKRRITGHGDA; this comes from the coding sequence ATGAGCCAGCTTGGTGAACTCGGCACGGCGCTGTGGAGCCTGATGACCCCGACCATGCTGTTTCATGTCGCATGGTCGATGCTGCTGGGCATTGTGGTGGGCGCGCTGCCCGGCCTGACGGCAACGATGGGTGTGGCGCTGATGACAACGCTGACCTACTCGATGGACACGACCGCCGCTGTGCTGGTGCTGATCTGCATGTATATGGGGGCGATCTATGGCGGCTCGCGCAGTGCGATCCTGCTGAACATCCCCGGCACCCCGGCCAGTGCGGCGACCTCGCTTGACGGGTATCCGCTGGCACGAAGCGGGCGGGCCGGGCGGGCCATGGGGCTGGCCACGGCAGGCTCCATGTTGGGCACCTTGGTCGGGATCATCATTCTGGTGCTGATCGCGCCGCCGCTGGCCGAGCTGGCGCTGAAATTCGGCAGTTACGAGATGTTCTGGCTGGCCCTGTTCGGGGTGCTGATCTCGGGCCAGCTCACCGTCGATTCCCCGCCGATCAAGGGCTATATCGCCGGTATTCTGGGGCTGATGGTGGCGATGATCGGATCGGAGGGGCTGCATGCCTATGTCCGCTTCTCGCCCACCCAGCAGATGAATGGCGGCATCCAGTTGATCCCGGCCATGGTCGGCGTGTTCGGGCTGGCGGAGATCATGACCGCGATGTGGCACAAGCAGGGCGTCGTGTCCGCCATTCGCGACAAATCCGACCGCGTGCTGCCCTCCATCCGGGAGTTGTGGCGCTACCGGATCACGGTGCTGCGCTCCGGCGTCATCGGCACGCTGGTCGGCGTGATACCCGGCGTCGGTGAGGATATCGGCGCATGGGCCAGCTACGCCGCCGCAAAGCGCGTCAGCAAGGAGCCGGAGAAATACGGCCACGGCAGCACCGAGGGGCTGACCGCGGCAGAGACCGGCAACAGTGCCGTCGTGCCCGGCTCGCTCATCCCGGCGCTGACGCTGGCGGTTCCGGGATCGGCCAGTGCTGCCGTGCTGATCGCGGCGCTGTTCATCCACGGTATTCGCCCCGGCCCGATGATCATGATCGAGCAACCGCAATTCATCAGCCTGATGGGCGGGATGCTGATCCTCGCGACGGTGGCGATGACCATTTACGGGCTCAGCATGACACGGCTGTTCGTGCAGGTCCTGCGGGTGCCTTACGCCTATCTGATGCCGCTGGTCTTCACCCTTTGCGTGATCGGTCCCTATGCGCTGTCGCAGCGGATGTTCGATGTCTATGTCATGGTCGCGTTCGGGCTGATCGGTTTCGTGCTGCGGCAGATGAAATACCCGATGGCGCCGCTGGTGCTGGGGATCATTCTCGGCACCATGCTCGACACCAATCTGCGGCGCAGCCTGACGCTGAGCAATGGCGATCTGACGCCGTTCTTCACTCGCCCGATCTCGGCGGTGCTGGTGGCGATCATCGTCATCGCGATCCTGTCCAATTTCGGTTTCGTCCGCCGTACATTCGGCAGGCTGAAACGCCGTATCACGGGACATGGCGATGCTTGA
- the purC gene encoding phosphoribosylaminoimidazolesuccinocarboxamide synthase translates to MAPRRKKIYEGKAKILYEGTEPGTLVQYFKDDATAFNAQKKATIEGKGVLNNRLSEFFMQGLTNIGVPNHFIRRINMREQLIRQVEIVPLEVIVRNFAAGSLSKRLGLEEGTQLPRPIVEYSFKNDDLGDPMVSEEYVIAFGWASQQDLDDIVSLALRVNDFLSGVFFGVGIKLVDFKIEIGRVWDGDFMRLIVADEISPDSCRLWDVKTGQKLDKDVFRRDLGNLTDAYTEVARRLGLMPAAPLAKPTLIN, encoded by the coding sequence ATGGCACCACGGCGCAAGAAAATTTATGAAGGCAAGGCCAAGATCCTTTATGAAGGCACCGAGCCGGGAACGCTGGTGCAGTATTTCAAGGATGACGCCACGGCTTTCAACGCGCAGAAGAAGGCCACCATCGAAGGCAAGGGCGTGCTGAACAACCGCCTGTCCGAGTTCTTCATGCAGGGGTTGACCAATATCGGCGTGCCGAACCATTTCATCCGCCGCATCAATATGCGCGAGCAATTGATCCGTCAGGTGGAGATCGTCCCGCTTGAGGTGATCGTTCGCAACTTCGCCGCAGGCTCGCTGTCGAAACGGCTGGGGCTGGAGGAAGGCACGCAACTGCCCCGCCCCATCGTGGAATACAGCTTCAAGAATGACGATCTTGGCGACCCGATGGTGTCGGAAGAATATGTGATCGCCTTCGGCTGGGCTTCGCAGCAGGATCTCGACGACATCGTATCGCTGGCACTGCGGGTGAACGACTTCCTGTCCGGCGTATTCTTCGGCGTCGGCATCAAGCTGGTGGATTTCAAGATCGAGATCGGCCGGGTCTGGGACGGCGATTTCATGCGGCTGATCGTGGCCGACGAAATCAGCCCCGATTCCTGCCGGCTCTGGGACGTCAAGACCGGGCAGAAGCTCGACAAGGACGTGTTCCGCCGCGATCTCGGCAATCTGACCGATGCATATACGGAGGTCGCGCGCCGTCTCGGCCTGATGCCTGCCGCGCCGCTGGCAAAACCGACGCTGATCAACTGA
- a CDS encoding TetR family transcriptional regulator — MSDHSKPAPARRPRDAEQSRRLILQAALEEFSTYGHSGARVERIASSAGVSKPLIYDHFGDKDGLYAAALKQAYVQIREGERELQLDDLSPDDAIRTLVRFTMDHFREKPWFIRMLNTENLLGGETIRQISDVKSVQSVLVDRLQTVLKRGAKDGVFRADADPLEFYIFVASLCWFPVSNIHTLRAVFGLPMDEPWLRRRADEAAEMVLGYLRPKD, encoded by the coding sequence ATGTCTGACCACAGCAAGCCCGCCCCCGCCCGCAGACCGCGCGATGCCGAACAGAGCCGCAGGCTGATCCTTCAGGCCGCGCTTGAGGAATTTTCCACCTATGGCCATTCCGGCGCGCGGGTCGAGCGGATCGCCAGTTCCGCCGGGGTCAGCAAGCCGCTGATCTACGATCATTTCGGCGACAAGGACGGGCTTTATGCCGCGGCGCTGAAACAGGCCTATGTCCAGATCCGCGAGGGCGAGCGGGAGTTGCAGCTTGACGATCTGTCGCCCGACGACGCGATCCGGACTCTGGTGCGCTTCACAATGGACCATTTCCGCGAGAAACCGTGGTTCATCCGGATGCTGAACACCGAAAACCTGTTGGGTGGTGAGACGATCCGGCAGATCAGCGATGTGAAATCCGTGCAATCGGTTCTGGTCGACCGGCTTCAGACGGTGCTGAAACGCGGCGCGAAGGACGGCGTGTTCAGGGCCGATGCCGACCCGCTGGAGTTCTATATCTTCGTTGCCTCGCTTTGCTGGTTTCCGGTGTCGAATATCCACACCCTGCGGGCAGTCTTCGGTCTGCCGATGGACGAGCCGTGGCTGCGCCGCCGAGCCGATGAGGCGGCGGAGATGGTACTGGGCTATTTGCGCCCGAAGGACTGA
- a CDS encoding tripartite tricarboxylate transporter TctB family protein yields MKMAVADRITACVFFALGIAMLVGGFTMDRLEIRQIHPLSIPGLMPMLLGAALAVCAVLLWLQADLQSEEGAVLLGRDGSAKRLGLTVALTCFYALVLVGWLPFYWATAVFIAAFTTIFSWDQHTAGSARARVMAQAAVFGLIAAFAVVMLFEKAFLVRLP; encoded by the coding sequence ATGAAAATGGCTGTGGCGGATCGCATCACGGCGTGCGTCTTTTTCGCGCTCGGCATCGCGATGCTGGTGGGCGGTTTCACGATGGACCGGCTGGAGATCCGGCAGATTCACCCGTTATCCATTCCGGGGCTGATGCCCATGCTGCTGGGCGCGGCGCTTGCCGTCTGCGCGGTGCTGTTGTGGTTGCAGGCCGATCTGCAATCGGAGGAGGGCGCGGTCCTGCTTGGCCGTGACGGTTCGGCCAAGCGGCTTGGTCTGACCGTGGCGCTGACCTGTTTCTATGCGCTTGTGCTGGTCGGCTGGCTGCCGTTCTACTGGGCCACGGCGGTTTTCATCGCTGCGTTCACCACGATCTTCTCGTGGGACCAGCACACCGCCGGATCCGCACGGGCGAGGGTCATGGCGCAGGCGGCGGTATTCGGGCTGATCGCCGCTTTTGCCGTGGTCATGCTGTTTGAAAAAGCCTTCCTTGTGAGGTTGCCATGA
- a CDS encoding DUF1476 domain-containing protein gives MTTFDDRERSYEAKFARDADLQFKAEARRNRLLGEWAAEVLGKTGEDAKAYALSVVTSDFEEPGDEDVFRKVSADLAGKADEAQIRAKMAELVGVARHQIINES, from the coding sequence ATGACCACCTTTGACGACCGCGAACGTTCCTACGAAGCCAAGTTCGCCCGTGATGCAGACCTGCAATTCAAGGCCGAGGCGCGCCGCAACCGCCTGCTGGGCGAATGGGCGGCGGAAGTGCTGGGCAAAACCGGCGAGGATGCCAAGGCCTATGCGCTGAGCGTCGTGACCTCGGATTTCGAGGAGCCGGGCGATGAGGACGTGTTCCGCAAGGTGTCCGCCGATCTCGCCGGCAAGGCTGACGAAGCGCAGATCCGGGCCAAGATGGCCGAGTTGGTCGGCGTCGCGCGCCACCAGATCATCAACGAATCCTGA
- a CDS encoding Gfo/Idh/MocA family protein, which produces MSTQRIGIIMHGVTGRMGMNQHLIRSVLAIREQGGVALKNGDRLVPDPIIVGRNAAKIEALAKRHGVERWTTDLDAALANKDDTIFFDAASTQMRPGLLRRAIDAGKHVYSEKPVSEGLTEAVEIAKHAKAKGVKNGIVHDKLDLPGLLKLRRLRDSGFFGRMLSVKGEFGYWVFEGDWMEAQRPSWNYRAEDGGGMISDMLCHWRYVLDNVIAPVKSVSCLGFTHIPERVDEAGARYKATADDAAYATFLLDGPDGDIVAHINSSWCTRVRRDDLVTFQIDGTHGSAVAGLHKCVSQHRVNTPKPVWNPDMPQPLDFFEDWEEVPDNTHFDNGFKVQWEQFLRHVVEDAPWSYTLAEGAKGVQLAEAGYQSSKERRWVDLEDLGL; this is translated from the coding sequence GTGAGCACTCAAAGAATCGGCATCATCATGCATGGCGTGACGGGGCGCATGGGGATGAATCAGCATCTTATCCGCTCCGTCCTCGCGATCCGCGAACAGGGCGGGGTGGCACTGAAAAACGGCGACCGTCTGGTGCCCGATCCGATTATCGTCGGGCGTAATGCGGCAAAGATCGAGGCATTGGCCAAACGTCACGGCGTCGAGCGCTGGACAACCGATCTGGACGCGGCGCTGGCGAATAAGGACGACACGATCTTCTTCGACGCGGCGTCGACGCAGATGCGTCCCGGTCTGCTGCGCAGGGCCATCGACGCGGGCAAGCATGTCTATTCCGAAAAGCCGGTCTCCGAGGGCCTGACCGAGGCGGTCGAGATCGCGAAACACGCCAAGGCCAAGGGCGTCAAGAACGGCATCGTGCATGACAAGCTGGACCTGCCGGGACTGCTGAAACTGCGCCGTTTGCGGGATAGCGGGTTCTTTGGCCGGATGCTTTCGGTCAAGGGGGAGTTCGGCTATTGGGTGTTCGAGGGCGACTGGATGGAAGCCCAGCGGCCAAGCTGGAACTACCGGGCCGAGGATGGCGGGGGCATGATCTCCGACATGCTCTGCCATTGGCGCTATGTGCTGGATAACGTGATCGCGCCGGTGAAATCGGTCAGCTGTCTCGGCTTCACCCATATCCCCGAGCGCGTGGATGAGGCGGGTGCGCGCTACAAGGCGACCGCCGACGATGCCGCCTATGCGACCTTCCTGCTGGACGGGCCGGACGGGGATATTGTCGCCCATATCAACTCAAGCTGGTGTACCCGCGTTCGCCGCGACGATCTGGTGACGTTCCAGATCGACGGCACGCATGGTTCTGCCGTGGCGGGGCTGCATAAATGCGTCAGCCAGCATCGGGTGAACACGCCCAAGCCGGTGTGGAACCCGGACATGCCGCAGCCGCTCGACTTCTTCGAGGACTGGGAAGAGGTGCCGGACAACACCCATTTCGATAACGGCTTCAAGGTGCAGTGGGAACAATTCCTGCGCCATGTGGTCGAGGACGCGCCGTGGTCCTACACGCTGGCCGAAGGTGCGAAAGGCGTACAACTGGCCGAGGCGGGCTATCAAAGCTCCAAGGAGCGCCGCTGGGTCGATCTGGAGGATCTGGGACTATGA
- a CDS encoding dihydrodipicolinate synthase family protein — protein sequence MSKLNLNLPGGAVTLQAGPEPKATGNWNRTAFAAAHVVADPLADADPWLDTPVDWDRTLAFREYLWGLGFGVAEAMDTAQRGMGLDWPTSLELIRRSMEIAKPAGHLIASGAGTDHIAPGPDVTVDDVIRAYEEQCEAVEATGSQVILMASRALAKAAKSPDDYIRVYSRVLGGLQKPAVLHWLGEMFDPALQGYWGNADHMAAMETALQVIEANAAKVDGIKISLLSAEKEIAMRRRLPEGVRMYTGDDFNYPDLIAGDDEGYSDALLGIFDPIAGAAARALSQLAEGRMDDYNATFAPTVPLSRHIFKAPTRFYKTGVVFMAYLTGHQDHFTMIGGQESARSTLHLADIIRMGNAAGLFTDPETVAARARPVFAARGVEI from the coding sequence ATGAGCAAGCTGAACCTGAACCTGCCGGGCGGTGCTGTCACCTTGCAGGCCGGGCCGGAGCCGAAGGCGACCGGCAACTGGAACCGCACGGCCTTTGCGGCGGCACATGTGGTCGCCGATCCGCTGGCCGATGCCGATCCGTGGCTGGATACGCCGGTTGACTGGGACCGGACGCTGGCGTTTCGCGAATATCTCTGGGGCTTGGGTTTCGGCGTGGCCGAGGCGATGGATACGGCGCAGCGGGGCATGGGGCTGGACTGGCCGACCTCGCTGGAGCTGATCCGGCGTTCGATGGAGATCGCGAAGCCCGCCGGTCATCTGATCGCCTCCGGTGCCGGGACCGATCATATCGCGCCGGGGCCGGATGTGACCGTCGACGACGTGATCCGCGCCTATGAGGAGCAATGCGAGGCGGTCGAGGCGACCGGCAGTCAGGTGATCCTGATGGCCAGCCGCGCGCTCGCGAAGGCGGCGAAATCGCCGGATGATTATATCCGCGTCTATTCCCGCGTGCTGGGCGGTTTGCAGAAACCGGCGGTGCTGCATTGGCTGGGCGAGATGTTCGATCCCGCCCTTCAGGGCTATTGGGGCAATGCCGACCACATGGCGGCGATGGAAACCGCATTGCAGGTGATCGAGGCGAATGCGGCCAAGGTCGACGGCATCAAGATCAGCCTGCTCAGCGCCGAAAAGGAAATCGCCATGCGCCGCCGCCTGCCGGAAGGCGTGCGGATGTATACGGGCGACGACTTCAACTACCCCGATCTGATCGCGGGCGACGACGAGGGGTATTCCGATGCGCTGCTCGGTATCTTCGATCCGATTGCCGGGGCGGCGGCGCGGGCCTTGTCGCAACTGGCCGAGGGCCGGATGGACGACTATAACGCCACCTTCGCCCCGACCGTCCCGCTCTCGCGGCATATCTTCAAGGCGCCCACGCGGTTTTATAAGACCGGGGTGGTGTTCATGGCCTATCTGACCGGCCATCAGGATCACTTCACCATGATCGGCGGTCAGGAAAGCGCCCGCTCAACGCTGCATCTGGCGGACATCATCCGCATGGGGAACGCAGCCGGACTGTTCACCGATCCGGAGACGGTGGCGGCGCGGGCGCGTCCGGTCTTTGCCGCGCGTGGGGTCGAGATATGA
- a CDS encoding sugar phosphate isomerase/epimerase — protein sequence MSAITPERLSLNTATVREQWDLAQCIEGCKRHGFGGIAPWRDKLQEMGVSKAAAAIREAGLSVSGLCRGGWFTDRGAVDQTVIDDNRRAVDEAAEIGADCLVMVVGGLAKDSRDLPAAWRMVEEGLAKTLEYGREVGMKIAIEPLHPMYAADRACVNTMRQALDICDRLGPGIGCAVDVYHVWWDFELEAQLERAGRERIMAFHICDWLVPTRDMLTDRGMMGDGVIDIPRLRGLAEANGFDGLNEVEIFSALDWWTRDADEVMETIVERARTVC from the coding sequence ATGAGCGCGATCACCCCGGAACGGCTGTCGCTGAACACGGCGACCGTGCGGGAGCAATGGGATCTTGCCCAGTGTATCGAGGGCTGCAAGCGCCACGGTTTCGGCGGCATCGCGCCGTGGCGGGACAAGTTGCAGGAGATGGGCGTCAGCAAGGCCGCAGCGGCGATCCGCGAGGCGGGGCTCAGCGTCTCCGGGCTGTGCCGTGGCGGCTGGTTCACCGATCGCGGTGCGGTCGATCAGACCGTTATCGACGATAACCGCCGCGCCGTTGACGAGGCGGCGGAGATCGGGGCGGACTGCCTCGTCATGGTGGTTGGCGGGCTGGCCAAGGACAGCCGCGACCTGCCAGCCGCATGGCGGATGGTTGAGGAGGGGCTGGCGAAAACGCTCGAATATGGTCGCGAGGTCGGGATGAAGATCGCGATCGAGCCGCTGCATCCGATGTATGCCGCCGACCGGGCCTGCGTGAACACGATGCGGCAGGCGCTCGATATCTGCGACCGGCTCGGCCCGGGGATCGGCTGCGCGGTCGATGTCTATCACGTGTGGTGGGATTTCGAGCTCGAGGCGCAGCTTGAGCGCGCCGGGCGCGAGCGGATCATGGCGTTTCATATCTGCGACTGGCTGGTGCCGACCCGCGACATGCTGACCGACCGTGGCATGATGGGGGACGGGGTGATCGACATCCCCCGGCTGCGCGGACTGGCGGAGGCGAACGGATTCGACGGGCTGAACGAGGTTGAAATCTTCTCGGCCCTGGACTGGTGGACGCGCGACGCGGACGAGGTGATGGAAACCATCGTCGAGCGTGCGCGGACGGTTTGCTGA